GCCCGCCGCCAGCAGGGCGTCGATGGTCGGCCCATCGTAGCCGAGGCCCTCGAGGGTCTCGCGCGTGTGCTCGCCCGTCATCGGCGCCCCGTACTCCACGCGCGCCGGTGTGCGCGAGAGATGCACCGGCAGCGCCAGCACCTTGTGCGGCCCCCAGGTCGCGTTGGTCACCTCCTGCACGAGCCCGGCCAGCTTCACCTGGGGATCGGCGAAGACCTGGTCCACGGTGTAGATGGGGCCGCAGGCCACGCCTGCCCTGTTGAGCGCCTCCACCCACTGGGCGGCGGTGCGCGCGCCCAGCGCCTTCTCCAGGATCGCATCCATCGCGGCGCGGTTCTTCACCCGGGCCAGGGCTCCCACGAAGCGCGGGTCGTCCGCCAGCCCGGGCAGCCCCAGCGCCTCGCAGCAGCGCTTCCACATCTCGTCGTTGCCCACGGCGATGTTGAAGAAAGCGTCCTGCGCCCGGTAGACGCCCATGGGCGCGGTGAGCGGGTGGTGATTGCCCACGGGCGGCGGCACCTCGCCGGTGTTCACGTACTTGGCCGCCTGGAAGGAGAGGCTGCCGGCCAGCGCCTCGAGGAGCGAGGTCTCCACGCGTTGCCCGCGCCCCGACTGCTCCCGCTCCACTAGCGCCACGAGGATGCCCAGCGCGGCGAAGTACCCCGCCAGGAGGTCGCCGACGGGGATCCCGACGCGGAGCGGCGCCGTCTCCGCCGTGCCCGTGAGCCACATGAGTCCCGACATGCCCTGCACGATCTGGTCGTAGCCCGGCCGCTCCCGGTAGGGCCCCTCCTGGCCGAAGCCCGAGATGCTCGCGTAGACCAGCCGTGGATTGTCCCGCGACAGCGTCTCGTAATCGATGCCGAGCCGAT
This region of Candidatus Rokuibacteriota bacterium genomic DNA includes:
- a CDS encoding CoA transferase — its product is MSDTPRPLARFAVVDLTTVRSGPTCTKILADFGAQVLRVERPGGEGRERVFFDAADLHRNKKSVAVNLQDPRGVDVLKRLAARADVVVENYRPDVKHRLGIDYETLSRDNPRLVYASISGFGQEGPYRERPGYDQIVQGMSGLMWLTGTAETAPLRVGIPVGDLLAGYFAALGILVALVEREQSGRGQRVETSLLEALAGSLSFQAAKYVNTGEVPPPVGNHHPLTAPMGVYRAQDAFFNIAVGNDEMWKRCCEALGLPGLADDPRFVGALARVKNRAAMDAILEKALGARTAAQWVEALNRAGVACGPIYTVDQVFADPQVKLAGLVQEVTNATWGPHKVLALPVHLSRTPARVEYGAPMTGEHTRETLEGLGYDGPTIDALLAAGVVQQHDGGQR